In Vagococcus hydrophili, one DNA window encodes the following:
- a CDS encoding ABC transporter permease produces MNKLYMTALKSLAVKETNRYLRIWVQTLVPPVITTSLYFIIFGKMIGGRIGEMGGFSYMEFIVPGLIMMSAITSSYSNVSSSFFSQKFQKNIEELLVAPVPTHIIIWGFVIGGLGRSLLVGTLVTIISLLFVPLNVFSWSIVIVTLLMTAILFSLAGLINGIFAQSFDDVSIVPTFVLQPLTYLGGVFYSISMLPPIWQAVSKINPIVYMISGFRYGFLGMEDVPLAISMSILIVFIIVLYSVCWYLIEKGRGLRS; encoded by the coding sequence ATGAATAAATTGTATATGACAGCATTAAAAAGTTTGGCGGTCAAAGAAACAAACCGTTACTTAAGAATTTGGGTTCAAACCTTGGTGCCACCAGTGATTACAACGTCATTATATTTCATTATTTTCGGTAAAATGATTGGCGGACGTATTGGCGAAATGGGCGGTTTCTCTTATATGGAATTTATCGTGCCAGGGCTTATCATGATGTCGGCCATTACGAGTTCATATTCCAATGTGTCTTCTTCATTTTTCTCACAGAAATTTCAAAAGAATATTGAAGAGTTACTAGTGGCGCCAGTCCCAACACACATTATTATTTGGGGCTTTGTGATTGGTGGGTTAGGACGAAGTTTACTAGTTGGAACTCTGGTAACCATTATTTCTCTATTATTCGTTCCATTAAATGTTTTCTCATGGTCAATTGTCATCGTGACTCTTTTAATGACAGCCATTCTATTTTCATTAGCAGGTCTAATCAACGGAATTTTTGCCCAATCATTTGATGATGTTTCAATTGTCCCAACCTTTGTTTTACAACCCTTAACTTATTTAGGTGGGGTGTTTTACTCGATTTCTATGTTGCCACCAATTTGGCAAGCAGTCTCAAAAATCAATCCAATCGTTTATATGATATCAGGCTTCAGATACGGATTCTTAGGAATGGAAGATGTACCATTAGCAATCTCAATGTCAATCCTAATCGTCTTCATCATCGTACTATACAGCGTTTGTTGGTATTTGATCGAAAAAGGAAGAGGATTAAGAAGTTAG
- a CDS encoding ABC transporter ATP-binding protein produces MSEALEIKGLKKKYATGVEALKGIDLTVTDGDFYALLGPNGAGKSTTIGIITSLVNKTAGQVKVFGYDIDTELVQAKQQIGLVPQEFNFNPFETVQQIVVNQAGYYGVSRKEALERSEKYLKQSDLWGKRDVRARMLSGGMKRRLMIARALMHEPKLLILDEPTAGVDIELRRDMWQFLRELNEAGTTIILTTHYLEEAEMLCRNIGIIQSGELIENTSMKELLSKLQSETFILDLEATGKQPKIKGYVTTMDDEATLAVEVNKDQGMNDVFTQLTEQGIKVLSMRNKSNRLEELFLKITEEQHVEANHE; encoded by the coding sequence ATGAGCGAAGCATTAGAAATAAAAGGCTTGAAAAAGAAATATGCGACAGGTGTAGAAGCATTAAAAGGCATTGATTTAACTGTGACAGACGGTGATTTTTATGCGTTACTTGGACCAAATGGGGCAGGAAAATCAACAACAATCGGTATTATTACGTCATTAGTTAATAAAACAGCAGGACAAGTAAAAGTTTTTGGCTACGATATTGATACAGAACTAGTTCAAGCAAAACAACAAATTGGATTAGTACCACAAGAATTTAACTTCAATCCCTTTGAAACAGTCCAACAAATTGTGGTAAACCAAGCTGGTTATTACGGGGTTTCAAGAAAAGAAGCTTTGGAGCGAAGTGAAAAATACTTAAAACAATCTGATTTATGGGGAAAAAGAGATGTTCGTGCCCGCATGTTATCTGGTGGGATGAAGCGCCGTTTGATGATTGCTAGAGCCTTAATGCACGAACCAAAATTACTCATTTTAGATGAACCCACAGCAGGTGTGGATATTGAGTTAAGACGTGACATGTGGCAATTTTTACGTGAGTTAAATGAAGCAGGCACAACGATTATTTTAACCACTCACTACTTAGAGGAAGCAGAGATGCTTTGTCGAAATATCGGAATTATCCAATCAGGAGAATTGATTGAAAACACAAGTATGAAAGAATTGTTATCCAAACTACAATCAGAAACGTTCATTTTAGATTTAGAGGCAACAGGAAAACAACCAAAAATTAAAGGTTACGTGACAACTATGGATGATGAAGCGACTTTAGCTGTTGAGGTTAATAAAGATCAAGGAATGAATGATGTCTTTACGCAATTAACAGAGCAAGGCATCAAAGTTCTTTCTATGAGAAACAAATCAAATCGTTTAGAGGAATTATTCTTAAAAATTACAGAGGAGCAACACGTGGAGGCAAATCATGAATAA
- a CDS encoding DMT family transporter, whose translation MKRRIGKIGLVIVAIIWGTGFVVTALALENYTPYQILAIRFTVAFVVLLLVNLKKLRLLSLKTLGRGSLLGTVLFLAYAFQTIGLQYTTASKNAFLTAVNVIIVPFLSYLILKNKLPLKNFVGSFVTLIGIGLLSLTGTMGGFNLGDGLTLICAVFFALQIFVTDLFVAEEETWALMLLQMGAAALLSWLTLFISGETSINYQPVNLLPVFYLGLASTLLAYFLQTVSQKYTTSSEAAIILSTEAFFGMLGSVILLGEKVSMNMLMGGLFIFIGVLIVELDFGRSKKI comes from the coding sequence ATGAAACGAAGAATAGGGAAAATTGGTTTAGTTATTGTAGCTATTATTTGGGGTACTGGATTTGTAGTAACAGCTTTAGCCCTGGAAAATTATACGCCATATCAAATTTTAGCTATTCGTTTTACCGTAGCATTTGTTGTCTTACTATTAGTTAATCTAAAAAAACTGCGCTTACTCTCCCTAAAAACACTAGGACGAGGCAGTTTACTAGGAACTGTTTTATTTTTAGCTTACGCCTTTCAAACGATTGGACTTCAATATACAACGGCGTCAAAAAATGCTTTTTTAACAGCAGTGAATGTCATCATCGTACCTTTTTTAAGCTATTTAATTTTGAAAAATAAATTGCCGCTGAAAAATTTTGTAGGAAGTTTTGTGACGCTTATTGGTATTGGTTTGTTGTCTTTAACCGGTACGATGGGAGGATTTAATTTAGGTGATGGACTAACTTTAATTTGTGCTGTTTTTTTCGCCTTGCAAATTTTTGTAACGGATCTTTTTGTGGCTGAGGAGGAAACATGGGCTTTGATGTTACTTCAAATGGGAGCTGCCGCCTTACTCTCTTGGCTAACCCTCTTTATTTCAGGTGAAACAAGCATTAATTATCAGCCGGTCAATTTATTACCAGTTTTTTATTTAGGGTTGGCAAGTACCTTACTCGCCTACTTCCTTCAAACAGTATCACAAAAATATACCACCAGTTCAGAAGCAGCCATTATTTTATCAACAGAAGCTTTCTTTGGCATGTTAGGTTCTGTCATATTACTTGGTGAAAAAGTATCGATGAATATGTTAATGGGCGGGTTATTCATATTTATCGGCGTATTAATTGTGGAATTAGATTTTGGGAGAAGTAAAAAAATATAA
- a CDS encoding ArsR/SmtB family transcription factor, translating to MDYEKVSIMLKAVADPKRLKIVHLLSGGTMCACEVLEHFDFTQPTLSHHMKVLEKAGIVVVNKKGQWHHYELKEDFLDQTMVIIETLLQSKKEFEE from the coding sequence TTATGAAAAGGTCTCAATCATGTTAAAGGCAGTGGCAGATCCTAAGCGGTTAAAAATAGTTCATCTTTTATCTGGAGGAACCATGTGTGCTTGCGAAGTGTTGGAGCACTTTGATTTCACGCAACCAACTTTGTCTCATCATATGAAAGTCTTAGAAAAAGCAGGCATTGTGGTCGTTAACAAAAAAGGACAATGGCATCATTATGAGTTAAAAGAGGATTTTTTAGATCAGACAATGGTGATTATCGAAACGTTATTACAATCAAAAAAGGAGTTTGAAGAATGA
- a CDS encoding ArsR/SmtB family transcription factor: MAKNTCDVDLIHQEDVAFCKEEIEKVALESVLKKFKLIADEKRFKILYSLSLEKELCVCDIANILDSSIATASHHLQQLKKIGAVDHRQKGKMLYYSIKNQELVQLIQLGISLQEGE; this comes from the coding sequence GTGGCAAAAAATACGTGTGATGTGGATTTAATCCATCAGGAAGATGTAGCCTTTTGTAAGGAAGAAATTGAGAAAGTTGCTTTAGAATCAGTATTAAAAAAATTTAAACTGATTGCAGATGAGAAGCGGTTTAAAATACTTTATAGCTTGTCTTTAGAAAAAGAATTGTGTGTCTGTGATATTGCCAATATTTTAGATTCAAGTATTGCGACAGCGTCTCACCATTTGCAACAGCTTAAAAAAATTGGGGCTGTGGATCATCGTCAAAAAGGAAAAATGTTGTATTACTCTATAAAAAATCAAGAACTCGTTCAATTAATTCAGCTAGGAATTAGTTTACAAGAAGGAGAATAG
- a CDS encoding heavy metal translocating P-type ATPase, producing the protein MKTKEYRIEGLSCPNCSKKFEKNVANIAGISEASVNFAVGKITVTGKASIEEIEAAGAFENLKIIDESQREVSHEKTSKVKENWTLTLALMFIVGALISQSINGEQAYLTIGLFLSAIVIGGFSLFIEGIKDLFKLNFSMQLLMTIAIIGASTIGQWAEGSVVVILFAISEALEKFSMDKARQSIRSLMDIAPKEALVVRDGKEVSIHVEDILVGDIMLIKPGQKIAMDGVIVKGHSSVNQGAITGESVPVEKNVADDVFAGTLNEEGMLEVKVTKLVKDSTISKIIHLVEEAQGERAPAQAFVDKFAKYYTPAIMLISFLVVVIPPTLFNGDWNTWLYQGLSLLVVGCPCSLVISTPVSIVSAISNAAKNGVLIKGGIYLEEVGGLQAIAFDKTGTLTKGEPVVTDYIVVEDAKKDHYFEMIAALESYSGHPLASAIMKELKQKKLSVDHVKIEDFSSITGKGIKGKIEGVTYYVGSAKLFEVSLNQATDLKTTYEKLQAQGKTVMIFGEENQILGMIAVADEVRVTSQQVIKELHEAGIKHTIMLTGDNETTAQAIGQEVGVTEIKGDLMPQDKLDYIKSLKNSYQKVAMVGDGVNDAPALAAASVGIAMGGAGTDTALETADVALMGDDLEKLPFLIRLSRKTLGVIKQNITLSLAIKLIALLLIIPGWLTLWLAIVADMGATILVTLNGLRLMKIK; encoded by the coding sequence ATGAAAACAAAAGAATACCGAATTGAAGGTCTTAGTTGCCCAAATTGTTCGAAAAAATTTGAAAAAAACGTGGCAAACATTGCTGGTATTAGTGAAGCAAGTGTTAATTTTGCAGTAGGAAAAATTACAGTTACAGGCAAAGCAAGTATTGAAGAAATCGAAGCAGCTGGCGCTTTTGAAAATCTAAAAATCATTGATGAGAGTCAAAGAGAAGTGAGTCATGAAAAGACAAGTAAAGTAAAAGAAAATTGGACGTTAACCCTTGCCTTAATGTTTATTGTCGGCGCATTAATTTCTCAAAGTATTAACGGAGAGCAAGCATATCTTACCATTGGTTTATTTTTAAGTGCCATTGTGATAGGCGGTTTTAGTTTATTTATTGAAGGTATCAAGGACTTATTCAAACTTAATTTTTCTATGCAATTATTAATGACCATTGCGATTATCGGAGCGTCAACAATTGGTCAATGGGCAGAAGGTTCTGTGGTTGTAATTCTCTTTGCGATTAGTGAAGCGTTGGAAAAATTCTCCATGGATAAAGCGAGACAATCTATCCGTTCTTTAATGGATATTGCCCCTAAAGAAGCGCTTGTTGTAAGAGATGGGAAAGAAGTTTCGATTCATGTGGAAGATATTTTAGTTGGAGATATCATGTTGATAAAACCGGGACAAAAAATTGCGATGGATGGTGTCATTGTTAAAGGTCATTCATCAGTGAATCAAGGGGCCATTACAGGTGAATCTGTTCCAGTTGAAAAGAATGTGGCAGATGATGTTTTTGCGGGAACCTTGAATGAAGAGGGAATGTTAGAAGTTAAAGTCACTAAGTTAGTCAAAGATTCGACGATTTCTAAAATTATTCATTTAGTGGAGGAGGCCCAAGGAGAAAGAGCGCCTGCTCAAGCTTTTGTGGATAAATTTGCTAAATATTACACACCAGCTATTATGTTAATTTCTTTCTTAGTGGTAGTCATTCCGCCAACTTTATTTAACGGGGATTGGAACACTTGGTTGTATCAGGGATTGTCATTACTCGTAGTTGGTTGTCCTTGTTCTTTAGTAATTTCAACACCCGTTTCTATTGTGTCAGCGATTAGTAATGCCGCAAAAAATGGTGTCTTAATTAAAGGTGGTATCTACTTAGAAGAAGTTGGTGGCCTTCAAGCAATTGCTTTTGATAAAACAGGTACCTTAACAAAAGGTGAACCTGTTGTAACAGATTATATCGTTGTAGAGGATGCTAAAAAAGATCACTATTTTGAAATGATTGCCGCTCTTGAAAGTTACTCAGGTCATCCACTAGCTTCTGCGATTATGAAAGAATTAAAGCAAAAAAAATTATCAGTAGATCATGTGAAAATTGAAGACTTTTCCTCTATTACAGGAAAAGGTATTAAAGGAAAAATTGAGGGCGTTACTTATTATGTAGGAAGTGCTAAATTATTTGAAGTAAGTTTAAATCAAGCAACTGATTTAAAAACTACTTATGAAAAACTTCAAGCACAAGGAAAAACTGTGATGATTTTTGGTGAAGAAAATCAAATTTTAGGTATGATTGCTGTCGCAGATGAAGTCAGAGTAACGAGTCAACAAGTTATCAAAGAACTTCATGAGGCGGGAATTAAGCACACGATTATGTTAACGGGAGACAATGAAACGACTGCCCAAGCTATTGGTCAAGAGGTTGGTGTGACAGAGATTAAAGGTGATTTAATGCCACAAGATAAATTGGATTATATTAAATCGTTGAAGAATTCTTATCAAAAAGTAGCAATGGTGGGAGACGGTGTGAATGATGCCCCGGCTCTTGCGGCAGCTAGTGTGGGGATTGCCATGGGTGGTGCTGGAACGGATACCGCTTTAGAAACGGCAGACGTAGCTCTAATGGGAGACGACTTAGAAAAATTACCTTTCTTAATTAGATTAAGTCGTAAAACATTAGGTGTCATTAAGCAAAATATTACTTTATCTTTAGCCATTAAACTAATCGCTTTATTACTGATTATTCCAGGGTGGTTAACATTATGGTTAGCTATTGTAGCTGACATGGGAGCCACTATTTTAGTGACCTTGAATGGGTTACGATTGATGAAGATAAAATAG